CTCAAGGACTTGCTGAGCTTCTCGCTGATCCCCCTCCGCCAGCGAGGAAGGGTAGAAGGGCAgcaccttttcctcctctgtctccAGCCTGCGGCACATCTCGGCCAGCCGCAGGATGTGCTGGGCCTGGGAAGGGGGGGTACAAGTgagggcagggtgaggggggatGGCAGCACCCCTCTGGTGCTTCCCCTGCCCGTGGGCTGCCGGCCTCACCTTCTCCACCACTCGCGCCAGAGCCTTCAGGGCAGCGCTGCTCTGCGTGGTGAGCCTGGCCAGGCTGCCGTGGGCCATAGCCCTGGCCTGCTTCATCTCGTTCTTGAGCTCCTGGAGCTGCCTGAGGAcgctttccttctcctcccgtGCATGCCGGTTCTGCTTTTCACTCTCTCGGAGGTGAGCCGCAATCTGGCCCTTGGTGGCTGTGACCAAGTCCTAGAGACAGGTGAAATGTGAGCAGTGGGACGGGGGTGTCTCCGCTCCCACAGCCACCCCTGCGCCCTGCTGCAACCTGGAGCTTTTGCAGCTTCTTCGCCTGCATCTCTATTTCCCTGGAGCTCTTCTTGTCCTTCTGTTTCAGCGCCTCAAAAGCGATCTTCTGGTGCTCGGTGGCCTCCGTGTAGCTCTGCATGGCCCTCTGGAACTGCTCCCAGAGCACCTCCACCTTCCCACCCAGCTGCAGGCGGCTGTACTGCTTCTCCTGCTGGCTCTGGGGACAGACACAGGTGTGGGTGACCCACCACCTCCCAAACCTCGCCGTGTGCTCTGCTCACAAGCCCTAAAAGGCTCCTCGACAGTTCCTCCCCGTGCCTTGTATTTGATGTCATCACGGGCACTCTGGAAATTCAGCGTGGCCTCGTGGTTGTTCTTGGCGTAATTCTGCTCTGTGGCCAGTGCCACGTCCCGTAGATAGCAGCTTTCTCGCTCGTGCTGCTCAAGGATGGTCCTTCTGGGGAAAACATGGGGGAGCTGCTGACAGAGGGAAGGCACAACAGCCCTGACTGGGTCATGAAAGGGCTCAGCACCAGGACAGGATAGCCAGCGGATGCCACTGctgtctctctccccctctcagCCTCAAACTCCCATACCTCTCAGCCTCTAATTCCATCTTCAGGGCCTCCAGCTGCGCGCTGTACCCCTCCTCCAGGCACGTCAGGCGGGagtgctggagctgcagcaggcgGTCAATGTTGTACAGGTGGCTGCGCAGGGCCTGGGCGTGTTgctcctccgcctcctccaGGTCTGTGGCCAAAGACTGTGGAAGTTGCATGGGGGGATCATCGGTGAGCCCCAgtgccacccccaccccaccagccccacgctcACCTCGATGACGCTGTCCTTGCAGTCCATCACCCGCGCAAAGGTCTGGCTGAGGATCTCGATGTCCTGGCGCAGCTCCTTATCCTTGACCTCCCGCAACACAGTGCGCCACTGCGTCCTGAGCTTGTGGAGGTTCAGGGTGCTGCTGCGCTCCTCCTTGGCCAGCTTGTCCTGCACGGGGGCCATGAGCGGTGAGGACATGGAACAGGGGCTGGGTGGCATGTGGCGTAATATGCTGCCAAtggcccccctccccggccccccacGCACCTTCAGGAACCGGGTAAGCATCTCCCCCTTCGTCttggcctcctcctcctcggccaGCGcttggctctgcagcagcaggagcccaTCCTCTGCCGCCATGGGGGCTGCCGCCCGCGAGCGACGCTTGTCCGACATGATGGCTGGGACCGGGCACACGGGTGTGAGAAGTGGGGGGGATACTCAGGGTCCCgaccgccgccccccgccccccccaggccctgttcccccctgcccacccctaTCTCCTCCTCCTGGGGTCGCCCCCAAGGCCCCCCCTCCACACTTTGGGGTACCCCCAGGCCCCATCACTCCTACCCCTCGGTTCCCCGTCCCGCACCACGGGGGGGTCCCGCCCCCCCCATCCCGATATCGGTCGCCCCCATCCCGATATCGGTCGCCCCCATCCCGATATCGGTCGCCCCCCAGTACCCCCGGCCCAGCGGCCGGCGTCCTACCGGTCTCCTAGCAACCACCACTTCCGGTTGGGACGGGAGCAGGGTCCCACTTCCGTCTGTAGGCAGACAGACGCCCCCTGGCCTGGAGGAGCGGCCTCGCAACCGAAAAGGCGGGCCCCGGCGGGTCCCCGCCTCTCCGCCATTGGCCGGCGTATAGGGAGCCGCCGCGGCGATTGGCGGGTGGGCGCCGCCGTGGGCGGGGCTCGGCGTTGGCGGGGTATATAAGGACgctgcggcggcggggcgcagggctggcgggcgggcgggcggcagcAGGGGAGTGCGCGCTCtgcgcctccgccgccgccatgCGGGAGCGGAGGCCGGTACCGGCCGCACCGGCCCGCTGCAAGCTGGTGCTGGTGGGCGACGTGCAGTGCGGCAAGACGGCCATGCTGCAGGTGTTGGCCAAGGATTGCTACCCCGAGGTGAGCTGGAGCACGGGACGGAGTTACCGGGAACCGGTCAGCGGGAACCGGTCAGCGGGACCGGGAGCTGACGTTCTCGGTGCCGTTGCAGACGTACGTGCCCACCGTGTTTGAGAACTACACGGCGTGTCTGGTCAGCGAGGAGCAGCGGGTGGAGCTGAGCCTCTGGGACACCTCCGGtaccgggggcgggggggggaaggtgtatGCAcaagggtggggggggtccctccgGTACCGGGGGGTGCAGCGGGGCGAGGGCAGCCCTGGTCCCAgtggggggtgatggggagatTTGCTGGGGgaaggtggtttggggttttgggggggtgggggggtagcaggcctggggtttgggggggctgcagtgCAGGGAGCCCTGCAATGGGGCACGTTGGGGTCCCTGCAGTGTGGGGGGGTGGCTTGTTGGCCGCAGTGGGGacatcttggggggggggggggctggttcAGGGTGTGGGGATGGATCCCTGGgcctgggggggacacaggggggcCTGGCTGCCTGGGAGTCCCTGGGGACTGGCCCTGCGGCGGCAGGGGGGGACACAGACACAGgcggggggacacacacacagggcTGAGCCTCTTCCTGGAGGGGCACCCTGCACCCATGTGAGCCCCCCCAGATGTAGGGTATGGGGTGCTGGGGCCCCTATGCCCTCCCTATGGGGCTGCCTGtgaatggggaggggggggtaaTCGGGTATCCTGGTATTGCCACCCTcgaagtggggggggggggggccggggtaGCCCTGCCCTGGTGCTGCAGTGTCCCCCCCCATCAGAGGGGGGGTCCCCGCCACCCGCGGTCCCCGCGTTGCTATGGCAATGCGCTGGCGCAGCCTCTTTGCTATTCCGCGCACGGAGCGTCTGGGCTGCAAAACCCCTCTGAGGCCCTTTGGGGTCGGGGGCGGTgatggggggggcaccccagccacccccacacccagagaggcacCCCACTACCCTCACACCCCCATGCACCATCTCTCCCCACAGTCCCTAGTGCAGTGCTGGTGGCCCCGGCTCCCCAGGGACCCTGTGAGGGTGGCagcccccccccgtgtcccagCTGCCCCCCTGACACCCCTGCCCACTGGTGGGGCTCCCCAACATGGCGGGGGCGGCTGTTATATAAACACCGCGGGATCCATTTCCCGCTGCTTCGTTAGGGGCGATGGCGATGTTAACGGGTTGCGGGGAGCGGAGGtggcattttgggggggggtggggggggctctAGAGCTCTGTGCCCCCCGCTCCAGGCAGGAAGGGGGCTGTGTCCCTTTGCAAGCACTTCCTGACCGGGGGCCTGGGTCCCTTGGGGGGGGTGCTGTGCAATGACACCCCCTTTTCTCCCAGGCTCTCCCTACTATGACAACGTGCGTCCCCTTTGCTACAGCGACTCGGACGCTGTCCTGCTCTGCTTCGACATCAGCCGCCCCGAGACCCTGGACAGTGCGTCCAAGAAggtgaggggtgggggaagcccCTCTGTGGGTGGGGGGAGAACGGTTTGGGGTTCCCCCCACAGTGATGGCATCTCCATgccccatcccccccccccccccccccaaccctgcaGTGGAAGACAGAGATCCTGGACTATTGCCCTAACACGCGGGTGCTGCTCATCGGCTGCAAGACAGACCTACGGACAGACCTGAGCACCCTGATGGAGCTCTCCCACCAGAAGCAGGCACCCATCTCCTATGAGCAggttgggttgggggggggggtcctatggggtgggggggggggtttggggtgttgCACCGGCCTCACGAAGGGTTGGGTTGCAGGGCTGTGCGGCGGCCAGGCAGCTGGGAGCCGAGAGCTACCTGGAGTGCTCGGCCTTCACCTCGGAGAAGAGCGTCCACAGCATCTTCCGGACTGTGTCCGGCATCTGCCTCAGTAAagcccccctgcagccccctaaAAGCCCCCCCCGCAGCCTCTCCAAGCGACTCCTGCATCTGCCCAGCCGCTCCGAGCTCATCTCTTCCAccttcaagaaggaaaaagcaaaaagctgctcCGTCATGTGAAGGGGGGACATGAATGCTTTTCCCCCCGCCTCAAAGCCCCTTGGCTCCCCTGAGTCCTCaggatggggtggggtgggggggctggaCAGGGCCCTGGagtcctgtcc
This window of the Buteo buteo chromosome 17, bButBut1.hap1.1, whole genome shotgun sequence genome carries:
- the DRC2 gene encoding dynein regulatory complex subunit 2 isoform X2, which translates into the protein MSDKRRSRAAAPMAAEDGLLLLQSQALAEEEEAKTKGEMLTRFLKDKLAKEERSSTLNLHKLRTQWRTVLREVKDKELRQDIEILSQTFARVMDCKDSVIESLATDLEEAEEQHAQALRSHLYNIDRLLQLQHSRLTCLEEGYSAQLEALKMELEAERRTILEQHERESCYLRDVALATEQNYAKNNHEATLNFQSARDDIKYKSQQEKQYSRLQLGGKVEVLWEQFQRAMQSYTEATEHQKIAFEALKQKDKKSSREIEMQAKKLQKLQDLVTATKGQIAAHLRESEKQNRHAREEKESVLRQLQELKNEMKQARAMAHGSLARLTTQSSAALKALARVVEKAQHILRLAEMCRRLETEEEKVLPFYPSSLAEGDQREAQQVLEETPTEPLAQAMRDYVGLERFWQRFNKVKLEEQALEREQAALSQRNQHLRELLRQYLAGISVSQEVLSEPNALLIVERKSCVPADLPHAEGGHAQGHQSTKHPDSLSEGDAHPDPIHGSTGTS
- the RND1 gene encoding rho-related GTP-binding protein Rho6; the protein is MRERRPVPAAPARCKLVLVGDVQCGKTAMLQVLAKDCYPETYVPTVFENYTACLVSEEQRVELSLWDTSGSPYYDNVRPLCYSDSDAVLLCFDISRPETLDSASKKWKTEILDYCPNTRVLLIGCKTDLRTDLSTLMELSHQKQAPISYEQGCAAARQLGAESYLECSAFTSEKSVHSIFRTVSGICLSKAPLQPPKSPPRSLSKRLLHLPSRSELISSTFKKEKAKSCSVM
- the DRC2 gene encoding dynein regulatory complex subunit 2 isoform X1; protein product: MSDKRRSRAAAPMAAEDGLLLLQSQALAEEEEAKTKGEMLTRFLKDKLAKEERSSTLNLHKLRTQWRTVLREVKDKELRQDIEILSQTFARVMDCKDSVIESLATDLEEAEEQHAQALRSHLYNIDRLLQLQHSRLTCLEEGYSAQLEALKMELEAERRTILEQHERESCYLRDVALATEQNYAKNNHEATLNFQSARDDIKYKSQQEKQYSRLQLGGKVEVLWEQFQRAMQSYTEATEHQKIAFEALKQKDKKSSREIEMQAKKLQKLQDLVTATKGQIAAHLRESEKQNRHAREEKESVLRQLQELKNEMKQARAMAHGSLARLTTQSSAALKALARVVEKVRPAAHGQGKHQRGAAIPPHPALTCTPPSQAQHILRLAEMCRRLETEEEKVLPFYPSSLAEGDQREAQQVLEETPTEPLAQAMRDYVGLERFWQRFNKVKLEEQALEREQAALSQRNQHLRELLRQYLAGISVSQEVLSEPNALLIVERKSCVPADLPHAEGGHAQGHQSTKHPDSLSEGDAHPDPIHGSTGTS